In Paralichthys olivaceus isolate ysfri-2021 chromosome 1, ASM2471397v2, whole genome shotgun sequence, the following are encoded in one genomic region:
- the LOC109641739 gene encoding uncharacterized protein, whose product MASTEVLLLQLLLVSLASASHNFGGMATYTYRGQNPDGTFRVDLRSRSTFRWCGYTHWWHCYGSNCGNVSITQLGYIDANANVSRYGHTCEIETITTTDVRSDKPFQMRADSCCWVSAANPVRNWHLLTEVDLGKRSDTKQPNRSPDIAILPFLRVPQNCPRTYKLTSFDPDGDKVRCRYGQVRGKECSSCNLPSGFLLDQDSCKLHYNNTRADTRVLGFELVVEDFPQGYINLQYRDGSRSVRAPLTLRRGKRAVTSWWFPTTPIPYPTTTMDPWWRWWFSTTTAPTTTPTPTMDPWWRWWFSTTTAPTTTTAPTTTPTPTMDPWWRWWFSTTTAPTTTTAPTTTPTPTPTPTMDPWWRWWFSTTTAPTTTPTPTPTPIMDPWWRWWFSTTTAPTTSPTPTPIPTMDPWWRWWFSTTTALTTTTTPTPTTTTTAATTTTTAPTTTTTPTPTTTTTAATTTTVATTTTTAPTTTTAPTTTTTTTATTTTAPTTTTAPTTTTTQTTTAATTTTAAPTTTTAPTTTTAPTTTTAPTTTKIQTTTTATTTAPLSKLPLQFSLLVDPPVPSCQEGVFLPKFLPPTPVNGERFQAEVNKEVAITVKAQATHATINNIVVSGPMNITKHWNTRREFVIRWTPIQRDLGHHYVICFAVEAVRSSAIYQSEMRCVLVDIRNVIVKSHVICSESSMTVSVEKASFPQLHEDHLKLSDPSNTACSLQRQSNSTHIIATIPLNACGTQIEEDDDNLIFKNEITTVDNPRDLITRKHQLELQFYCRYPKRGNVSLSFVVHRKSITVWEKGFGTFTYQFEFYPNNLFQTMIDPNSYPLVYEIGDRIYMKIEATSSLNNTELFVESCQASPYDNPNYHQTYSIFENGCQIDPTVQIHSPAHQKEFKFSMEAFKFIGLHDQVYISCSVMMCEAGNSGTRCSKGCMNSTFSSPRRWKREAVIQSANHFVSQGPLRLRRSSESTRASVTNLNLNMVFIAGCVLAAVGMVCGMIMYRARVSKVQYQPLPTFEN is encoded by the exons ATGGCTTCCACAGAGGTGCTACTGCTTCAGCTGCTCCTGGTCTCACTGGCGTCTGCGTCACATAACTTTGGGGGAATGGCGACCTACACCTACAGAGGACAGAACCCTGATGGAACGTTTAGG GTGGACCTTCGCAGCAGGTCAACGTTCAGGTGGTGTGGCTACACTCACTGGTGGCACTGTTACGGGAGCAACTGTGGCAATGTCTCTATAACCCAGTTGGGTTATATCGACGCCAACGCCAACGTATCACGATATGGACACACTTGTGAGATTGAAACCATCACTACGACTGATGTCAGAAGTGACAAACCTTTTCAGATGAG GGCAGATAGCTGCTGCTGGGTGAGTGCGGCCAATCCGGTTCGCAATTGGCATCTGCTGACTGAGGTAGATCTGGGAAAAAGGTCTGACACCAAGCAACCAAACAGATCCCCAGACATCGCCATCCTACCTTTCCTCCG AGTTCCTCAGAACTGCCCCAGGACATACAAGCTCACGTCTTTTGATCCTGATGGGGACAAAGTTCGATGTCGATATGGACAAGTCAGGGGGAAGGAGTGCAGCTCTTGCAACCTGCCTTCAGGCTTCCTCTTAGACCAG GACTCTTGCAAATTGCACTACAACAACACCCGAGCTGACACCAGGGTTCTTGGATTTGAGTTGGTGGTGGAGGATTTCCCACAAGGCTACATCAATCTGCAATACAGAGACGGGTCCAGATCCGTCCGGGCTCCTCTGACtttgaggagaggaaagagagcagTCACCTCTTGGTGGTTTCCTACAACCCCAATCCCATACCCAACCACCACTATGGACCcatggtggaggtggtggtttTCTACAACCacagccccaaccacaaccCCAACCCCCACTATGGACCcatggtggaggtggtggtttTCTACAACCacagccccaaccacaaccacagccccaaccacaaccCCAACCCCCACTATGGACCcatggtggaggtggtggtttTCTACAACCacagccccaaccacaaccacagccccaaccacaaccccaaccccaaccccaaccccCACTATGGACCcatggtggaggtggtggtttTCCACAACCacagccccaaccacaaccccaaccccaaccccaaccccCATTATGGACCcatggtggaggtggtggtttTCCACAACCACAGCCCCAACCACAAGCCCAACCCCAACCCCAATCCCCACTATGGACCcatggtggaggtggtggtttTCTACAACCACAGccctaaccacaaccacaacaccAACACCGACCACAACCACAACCGCggccacaacaacaaccacagccccaaccacaaccacaacaccaacaccaaccacaaccacaaccgCGGCCACAACCACAACCGTGgccacaaccacaaccacagccccaaccacaaccacagccccaaccacaaccacaaccacaaccgcaaccacaaccacagccccaaccacaaccacagccccaaccacaaccacaacccaAACCACAACCGCGGCCACAACCACAACCGCAGCCCCAACCACAACCacagccccaaccacaaccacagccccaaccacaaccacagccccaaccacaaccAAAATCCAAACCACAACCACGGCCACAACCACTGCTCCTCTCAGCAAACTTCCTCTGCAATTCTCTTTGCTTG tGGACCCCCCTGTTCCGTCTTGTCAGGAGGGAGTTTTCCTGCCCAAGTTTCTGCCCCCAACACCTGTAAATGGAGAGCGTTTCCAAGCAGAGGTCAACAAGGAAGTGGCAATCACAGTCAAAGCGCAGGCCACACACGCAAC AATAAACAATATCGTCGTCAGTGGGCCAATGAATATCACCAAGCACTGGAACACACGTCGGGAGTTTGTCATCAGGTGGACACCGATCCAAAGAGACCTTGGACACCATTACGTGATCTGCTTTGCTGTTGAAGCAGTCCGATC ATCTGCCATCTATCAGTCCGAGATGAGGTGTGTTCTGGTGGACATCAGGAATGTAATAG TTAAATCCCATGTGATCTGCAGTGAGTCCTCAATGACAGTATCGGTTGAGAAAGCCTCATTCCCTCAACTCCATGAGGATCATCTGAAGCTCAGTGATCCCTCCAACACGGCCTGCAGCCTCCAGAGACAATCCAACAGCACTCACATCATCGCCACCATCCCCCTCAACGCCTGCGGCACTCAGATCGAG GAAGACGATGACAACCTCATCTTCAAGAACGAAATCACCACGGTGGACAACCCCAGAGACCTGATCACCAGGAAGCACCAGTTGGAGTTGCAGTTCTACTGCCGGTACCCAAAACGAGGAAACGTGTCATTAAGCTTTGTGGTACACAGGAAGAGCATCACGGTGTGGGAGAAGGGCTTCGGCACGTTCACCTACCAGTTTGAGTTCTACCCTAACAACCTGTTCCAAACCATGATCGATCCAAACTCCTATCCTCTGGTGTACGAAATTGGGGACAGGATTTACATGAAGATCGAGGCCACCTCTTCCCTCAACAACACCGAGCTGTTTGTGGAGTCCTGCCAAGCTTCACCATACGACAACCCCAACTACCACCAAACCTACTCCATCTTTGAAAATGG GTGTCAAATTGATCCAACTGTTCAGATCCACTCCCCCGCTCACCAGAAAGAATTCAAGTTCAGCATGGAGGCCTTCAAGTTCATCGGGCTGCACGATCAG GTGTACATCAGCTGCTCAGTCATGATGTGTGAAGCAGGAAACTCCGGCACCAGGTGTTCAAAAGGATGCATGAACTCTACGTTTTCAAGCCCCCGACGCTGGAAGAGAGAGGCTGTCATCCAGAGTGCAAATCATTTCGTTTCCCAGGGGCCATTGCGCTTACGGAGATCGTCAGAGAGCACCAGAGCCTCAG tgaCCAACCTGAATCTGAACATGGTGTTCATCGCTGGATGTGTTCTTGCAGCTGTCGGCATGGTCTGCGGAATGATCATGTACAGAGCCAGAGTGTCAAAGGTCCAATACCAACCTTTGCCAACTTTTGAGAATTAA